A part of Drosophila ananassae strain 14024-0371.13 chromosome 2R, ASM1763931v2, whole genome shotgun sequence genomic DNA contains:
- the LOC26513876 gene encoding uncharacterized protein LOC26513876, which translates to MFKELVLWIHHIAHDFCINRTLEHVPRHGCRLAVKNGRIANLIFFISIVAPLYFCLLKDVIQMILGPKKKKKNA; encoded by the exons ATGTTCAAGGAGCTGGTCTTGTGGATTCATCACATTGCCCATGATTTTTGCATAAACCGTACCCTGGAACATGTACCTCGCCAT ggTTGCCGCTTAGCAGTGAAAAATGGCCGCATCGCCAATCTGATTTTCTTTATTTCCATTGTGGCACCTTTGTACTTCTGCCTCCTGAAGGACGTCATCCAGATGATACTGGGccccaagaagaagaagaagaacgCCTAA